Within the Glycine soja cultivar W05 chromosome 3, ASM419377v2, whole genome shotgun sequence genome, the region AAGCTTTACTCTTATTTATGTCCTCGAAAAGCCGCTTAAATCACCGAACAAAGCATGTCCTTTTTCAAAGCcaacgattttttttattgacatcaCTACAATTAGGTAATAGTAATAAAGACTTGTATTCTCACTCCACAAAATTGTCACAAATTTGACATATATAAGGCACATTCCTagcaaaatccaaaaaatagtGCTCTTTTACAGAAATAGCACTCTAGCTAAAGAAAGGAATTGAAACTTGAATATCAGGTTTTGATTATCTTTTTGACATAAGGATAGTCATACTATAGAAAGCCAAAATGTATTTATGTTGTTATTCATtttccaaaatgaaaaaaaatctattaatctAGATGTAGTTATTAATTTTCCATAGTATGTAAGAAAATCAGGTTCAATTTTACTCAAACCATCACAATGTTTTACAGAAATAGCACTTTAGCCGAAGAAAGAAAACTTGAATATCAAGTTTTGATTCTCTTTCTGACAGAAGGATAGTGATACTAAAGAAAACCAAAtgtatttatgtaaataatttttcttgtgCGAAAATATACTAATCTAGATgtagttatttattttccatATTATAAATCAGTtatattatgtaaaataaataaatatactatacttctttttttactttctttagtATAACTACACTTTTCTTGAGGATGAGAAAAATCTCTTCGAATGCAAGTATTGATAAACCTTCTTTACAAGTAATCTACCCTTCATTGTCTGGTATAAGTTCAACTGACTAACTAGCTATATTATCTCGACACTgtatgagaatttttttattttaaataactcaaattaaatttcaacaaaATACAGAGAACTAgtagtataattttatatttacactGCTCTTTTCACATGTTACCAAGAATCAAATTGgcaaaaacaatttaattcctCCAATAATCActttagttaaattaaattattaaaataataaatctctTTGACTTTTATTTGTTGTAAATGCTGCTTTGAAtaattagaaatatatatatatatatatatatatatatatatatatatatatttcttgagGATGAGAAAAATCTCttagaaatatattaaagaataatttataacaatttattGCACTTAAGCATAATATTAATACATCTAACCAAGTGAAAACCATATAATGaacggaaaaaaaaatacaaattgacAACTTTGATGCATAATTGGTGGCCTtatataaacataaacataTCATACAATTTCGAATCATATGTATCTTTTCATCACATAATATGATCATCATAGTAAATATATACTTGTCTACCCAAAAGAAAACCATATCATGAAtggaaaaaatacaaataagctACGTTGATGCATAATTGAAGCCCTTTATATAAacatatcatataattttaaaaatcattcgTAACATTTTCTCTCATAATATGACCGTCATAGTATatatttctaaaacaattctatGATCCGAATTCGAAATTCTTATGCCCCTCATATACTATCTACACGGATTCAAGTTACATTAACTTTATTGTAAGTACcccaaaacaaattaaagaggGAAATATTCATGTGGAAGCCAAATGAGCAAGGAATATTtggaatgattttaaaaaaattaatcaaaattaaaaatatatcctaATTAACTGTTCATCTTTATTTACCAATCATACCCCTGAAAGCCAACGAAACATTTCGCTGATCTCTTCGCCAATTCGGTTCCCTTCGACGTCGTATTCCGCAGCAGCGACCGGAACGACGTCGCTTCGGCGACCACTGCTCCCGCCGCCACCGCTGAAGAACCTTCCGGAGCCTCGAAACGACGCCGTTCGCGACGAAATAGAAGCCGAAACCCTATCCACGTAGTCCTTAAGCCAGCTTCTAACGCCGCCAACTTCTCCAGCGAGATTTGCCTCGTTGTGTCTCACCGGAGCCTCCGCCGGCGCCGGAAATTCCTTCGCATCGTCGACGCTCCTCCGACTAGCGTGGCTGAACGGAACCTCTGATTCGTCGTCCACTAAATACTCGAACGATCCAATGGAATAGGAGCGCGAACCGCCACGCGCGACGGAGCCGCCTTCGGCGGCGCCGTCGGTTCCGCGGCGGCTGATGTTTCCTAACTCGAGGCGGAAGCTGTCGCTGCTACCGCCGGAGGACGGCGGCCGGAGGATCTTCGCGAGGTCGGAATCGTCCGCGACGATGGCGGAGCGGCAGAGCGGGCACGAGAGGTTCGACTGGAGCCACGTGTCGATGCACTCGGCGTGGAAGGCGTGGCAGCAGAGAGGGAGGAGGCGGAGGAGGTCGTGGTGGTGGAACTTTGAGAGGCACACGGCGCAGTCGCCGGCGACCGAGGAGGAGCGGCGCGTGACGGAGGAGAACGTGAAGACAGGGAGCGTGTCGATGACGGAGGCGGAAGCGGAAGCCGAGGAGTGGAGTATCTCCGGCGAGATGCGGCGGCTGGAGGCGAAAATCGGCGTCGCAGCAGCGGAGGGAGGGGCGGAGGAGGAGAAGCGGCGGAGGCAGCGGCGGTTGAGGTGGCGGAGGAGGAAGCAGAGCGCGAGGGAGACGATGACGGTGACGGCGAGGACGGTCACGATGATCAGAATGCTGGGGCTGAGGTTTTGTAACGGAGATGAACGACGCGGTGACGGCGGCGTTAACGAACTTGTAACGGTTGGGAAGGTGTTAGTGTTTGGGTCCGTGTCTGATCCGACGACGTTTAGCGATAAGGGTGGCGGAGAAGCCATTGGGTTTGATTTAGTGTCAAGACTTTAAGACTTGAGAGGGAAAATCAGATGATATAGTGTGTGAGTGCATGAAGGGGTCACGTGAGGGTCACGTGGGACGGGGTGTTAAGTTAATGAATTGAATCCATGTGAATGTGAATGGAAATGGATGGGGTTGGGGAAATggaatttatttgattgaatgAAGAGAAGTAAATGCGCTCTCACAGACACTGGTTTCGGTGGTTACTTATGGCCAACCTTCTTCACTGAATACTCATGTATGGACAATCATGCGGcatttatttaaagaaagtGTGATCAAGATTTGGACTCAAAATTAGTcttataatcaattaaaaggatataattttataaaatcatttgtaAAAGTATTTCGTTATTTCACGAGAAACTTATAGTGGTTGAAAcaagaaagataaaattaagagtaaaaatatgaaagatttttAGGCAGAGAACACATGTAGTATACACCGTATCTCTTTCACATATAAGGGGTAGTAAGAGGTAATTCCTGTtagaattatataaatttattataggtaaaaaataaactttttcagaatattttatataattacatattaatttaagatttgaatttgaaactactaattaaaataattttgtattaagattcgataataatacaaatataataaaagatattatataaaaataaaggagtATATTGagttaagattttaaaagattattttaacaatttttttttgtaaattttaaaagactttataagaatataatgattttaaagatctttatgataaatattttacaaaatatgaattcaaaattattgataaagatTCATGTCCACCTAacactttaaataaaattcatcttatataaaaaaaactctaaacTTGTTACATAACAAATCAATTTTCTCTAATATATTTACAAACATAATAGTTTCATTATCCTTCAATCATTAATTATGTTAattgtatattatataaaaattatatataacaatgtaTGCCAATAACATGAATACTTGTAATCCTTCTCACAATAACAATCCTAccaaacaaaaaacatgaacaacaattatttcaaaccttatttattcatttatacaTTAGTCAGCTTTTGATGTTCATTAAAACTATACTTTTCACATGTTCATATATATTCatgtttatttatatgtataaatatgtAATCAAGATAtcccaaatttaaaaaattgaaaaattttcTCATATCATACGTTTCAGAGCATGCTGATCATTGGTTGAAAGagtaaaacaaatcatgaatgtCTATCACTTTCAACAAAAAGATAAGGAAGTATGTGTAATGagaaaaaaagaacatattAATTGGCAAGAAAAAAAAGCCTCATGAAATCTCAAATATTTGAATgagattatttaatttgtacttTTACTAAAATACTTGATAAAATTCATCCTAagaaaaaattcatcaaaatttataaacttttaaatatcataagattttttttaagttgtaaaaaatcttaattaaataaaaacgaattttattaaattttaaaaaaaatcctaataattttgattaaatatcaaaatacttatttttattatttaaaaatcttgattaaatatcttaacttttttcatataaaaaaaatcttttaaaatccttaATTGAATACAAtctccaaaatataaaaaaaaaatactatcaaaTAGTATGTGTATGTAACTATATCAGTATGCGTATATTATTGTTGATGTTGATTAATGTAGATATTTTTGGTTGAATCTCTATTTTCTTATCCTCACACACAATCGTTGCTCTTTATTACTCCCTATATTTATAtcttaattatgattatttctaaAAGAGGATAATATAGGGagtatatgttttctttttgttaatttcTCAAAAGGAGTGTTTGTTTTCCAGATAATTTTTTAGTTCTGAAAATATTATGTCTGGGAATAAAACATGAGAATATTATTTTaggtatttaataaaaaaaatgtgttttagtTGGAAATGATTTTAGTATTCTCGAGAATAATTAAGACATAtatttggttaaattatttttccctccaaatatatattataattactaaaatatctttattattatattaaagatgctatttttttcataaaacaaataaatttattataagattaacaaatgacaaataaattatactcaAAATGTTATTCATATGACAAAATTTCTCTCActactttaaaatttatgagATTAATAACAATTGACACATGAACCAAAATTTTGAGAATGACAAAAATTAATGAAGTAAATGAATGAATCCTTAATAGGGAAATGTGACAGCCGGTaggaagaaaatatatatatatatatatatatatatatatatatatatatatatgtattttttctcACAAAGGAGATTTGTATCTCATGGGAATAAGTATTCTGTATCCCTTTACCGGAATTAAATATTAGTTGAATTTGAGATTATTGCTtacctaaataaataaaaaaacatacgcgtgatttattaatttattactttgTAATAAATGCAAGattattttttcctcttttatatTCCTGAGACTAAAACAATCTACCCTTGAAACAAATTAACTACCCCAAAAGGTTTTCTCCAATTTAGAGGCAAGACTCTTTGACACATGGTCAAATAGTAAATTCAACACTTCTTCTAGCAAAGACTAGAATCTTTGTTTATCACTTGTGAAATACTAATCTCTTATGTTAGAACCAATTCCCGTTAgtagtatttgttttttaaattcctatattattcttttttaagttatgtTGAACAAAACATTTCATAACTCATGTCATAAAATATACaagttaaaatatgataaaatactttagcactaataaattaacaataatatttattggtctcctaataaaacttattaaagagtttgagatatttaaaattaacacTCTACATTTATTATTACTGTTACATAtgtattacattaattatttatcttatttaattttaaacttgtttatctattttttttttctttttacatctcTTTTCTTAGTGGGAATACCTTTTTATatctcttttaattataaaagttgttgtaaaaaataatgtttctcTATAATGATTTATAATGTTGCTTTTTCCCGATATCTTTTTCCAAAATTATATTGTATCATTgttgttggaaaaaaaatataaacacatGGATGAATTGGTGACAATGGCACATCTATTTATTATACTGCATCCAATTCTTATTATAAGTAACAAGTGTAATGTgacactttatatatataaactttcaCTTATCTAATCTTGTGATGTGCACCAAATGGTTGCATTCGGACAACATTTAGATTCAAAGGTAATAAagaaaacgaaaataacttttgcgAGTACCCTTAATCAATCAACAAGGGAGGAATTTTCTTTTGTAGAATGGAAAGTCAAATAGGATTGGGAAAAGTTTAAGTTAGCATCATCGCTTAGAGTGGAATAACTACAAGATGATCTCAATCATTATACATGTTTTCCTATAACAGATAAGtgcttaaatatatatatatatatatatatatatatatatatatatatatatatatatatatatatatatatatatatatatatcttcataACTTGGTGCATGAAGTATCCTTGATCAACCCACATAAATTAATGTGCTAGCCATCTTATAAAGTATTATATGATTAAAGAGAATGGTACAGGTGTTTGGAAACGTGCAAACCCAAGAAACAAGGCAACTAATACATTCCATATTGCTTATATAATGTAACCATAACTTCTCATTATCTCTAGTCGTTCATATTTTAATACGAGGATGCTtggattttaaaatgtttatcgGAATATTTTATATAGacatcaaaagaaaattatatattccctcataaaaaagaaaattatatatattttttgtaaccattgtaattagttttgtttttctcttagAAAAAGTTTAAGTATTTTTGTAAGCATAATCATTTGTtagttacaaaattaatttttgatacgagacttaattatatttaagatttttgtCGTCCTTTATCCAAAAATATGTTCTATGAATGAagtgaattcaattttttttttatttaccgaATTCAACATATGCTGTGAACTGAATCACActcatttgttattttttaggaATATACTAATTCATGTTCTCTTATGCTCTACATCATGAGCGCGTGCTGCATTCTTTCATTAACATCCGCAAATCGTTTGGCTTTCCCTACAATCTCGGCATGCTCTAtaaactaatat harbors:
- the LOC114406451 gene encoding E3 ubiquitin-protein ligase ATL4-like; protein product: MASPPPLSLNVVGSDTDPNTNTFPTVTSSLTPPSPRRSSPLQNLSPSILIIVTVLAVTVIVSLALCFLLRHLNRRCLRRFSSSAPPSAAATPIFASSRRISPEILHSSASASASVIDTLPVFTFSSVTRRSSSVAGDCAVCLSKFHHHDLLRLLPLCCHAFHAECIDTWLQSNLSCPLCRSAIVADDSDLAKILRPPSSGGSSDSFRLELGNISRRGTDGAAEGGSVARGGSRSYSIGSFEYLVDDESEVPFSHASRRSVDDAKEFPAPAEAPVRHNEANLAGEVGGVRSWLKDYVDRVSASISSRTASFRGSGRFFSGGGGSSGRRSDVVPVAAAEYDVEGNRIGEEISEMFRWLSGV